The genome window GTCTGCGTTGCCCGAAGAAAAGTTCCCGTCAGCGGCCACTACGGCAGTCTTGGCGATAACGTCCGAATAACGTTTCTCGTCAAGCAGCTGACGCAATTCGATGAGCATCGCAATTTCAATGTTTGCGAATGCTTGACTCATCGAATTTCACCCTTCTTGTTCAGGCTCATCGGCTTGGAGGTTCTAACTGTCTTCTTGGTTGTGTTGGTTTCCTTAGTTGCCTTGCTCGTCTTTGAGCCAAGCCAGTTCAACGGCACCTCAATCGAAATCACGATCGGTCCCACCGGGATACTGATAAGAGCAATGTCATCTGGCGAGACATACTGATTGTCATCCTGCCATGGATGAGCCTGATTGTCTCGCGTACTCTCCGGGAACGGTGTGTTTCTTGCTGTCAATGGATTGATCGACACCATCAGCAAACATGCGATGGCGACCAGCGAAATAAGTGATTTGAACCTCATCCTGTAGATCCTCCTGATAAAGTGTTTTTCGATCTATATCATCAAAGGCAGACTCAATGCCCTTGCGACATTCTATTTTATGCGTTTAGCTACTCTTAAGACGAATTAGGCGGTGAGATGGTACCGGTGAAAATGCACTACCTGAGTTTGCTACCCGAGTATCCACATTTAATAATAGTATCGATACCGGAGTTTGTCAAGCTAAATTCAAACTGTGTCCGGTCGATAACTGCTTGAGAGGAAGTGAATTACTATGACCAAAGCCAACAACGAAGCCATGGTTCAAATCGAAGGACACATCGTCGACTCCGATATCTTGAGCGAGGTCTTTGATCTCATCATCAAAGCCGGCGGCAAGTTTGAAATACGCGACTTTGTAATCGGAAAGACTAACGTCGAAACTTCAATCGCTCAACTCCGCGTCACCGCTCCTTCGAAAGACAAACTGACCCTGCTGCTGAACCTGCTCAATGCCAAAGGCTGCTTCGTTGTGACCGAACAGGCTGTCACTCTCAAATCTGCTCTCAAAGACCAGGGCGTGCCCGACGACTTCTACTCGACTACCAATTTTCGCACCGAAATCAGATTGGCTGGCCGCTGGATCAAAGTCGCAAACCAGCGCATGGATGGCGTCATCGTCGTAGCGAGCGGCAAAGCTTCAGTTCGCAAATTGCGCGAAGTCAAAAAGGGCGAGATGATTGTATGCGGCCTCAACGGCGTCAGAGTACACCCGGAATTCAAATCGCGCGAGCGTGGCGACTTCAGCTTCATGTCTAACGAAGTTTCTTCCGAGAAGAAGGTCTCCCTCGCTGTCGACAAAGTCGCCGATATGATTCGTCTACGAAAAGGCAAGCTGGTCATTGTCGCCGGTCCGGTAGTGATTCATACCGGCGCTGTTGATTCCCTTTCCCGGATGATCCGCGGCGGATTTATTGACGGGCTCCTGACCGGTAACGCGCTTGCTGTTCACGATATCGAAAACGCGCTCTTTGGTACATCACTGGGAGTTGATACTTCCGCCGGAACGCCGGTTGACCAAGGTCACCGCAATCACATGCGCGCCATCAATCAAGTCAATCTCGCCGGAGGGATTAAGAACGCCGTCCGCAAGAAAATCCTGCGCACCGGCATCATGTACGAATTGGTGAAAGCCAAAGTCCCCTTTGTGCTGGCTGGCTCGCTCCGGGATGATGGCCCTCTTCCTGAGACAATCACCGACATGAACGAAGCGCAAGCCGCCTACGCCAATGAAATCAAAGGCGCAGAAATGGTGTTGATGCTCTCGACAATGCTCCATTCCATCGCCACCGGCAATATGTTTCCAGCCTCAGTCAAAACCGTCTGCGTCGACATCAACCCATCAGTCGTCACCAAACTCGCCGACCGCGGCTCTTCGCAAGCTCTCGGCATCGTCACCGATGTCGGCCTCTTCTGTCACCTGCTCGCCGACAAACTCTGCAAATAGCCGAGTCTCATACTTGTGTCGATTTTGCCCCGTTTTCATGTTGACTTGAATCGTAGAAATATATCTAATACCTTCTGATCCTTAACCAGTTCAAAGGAAAACGATTCGAGACTATGACACTCTATAACTATCTTGGTATACCGGAAGACAAATCCCGCTACGATACATCACCATACGTTATTCTTCCCGTCCCCTACGAAGGCACAGTTACTTATGGCGCAGGCACCGCTTATGGTCCGAATGCCATCATCGAAGCTTCTCACGAAGTTGAATTGTTCGATGACGAACTAGGGGTCGAATCCTACTTAGTCGGCATTCACACCCTGCCGCCATTGGAGACAACTTCCAAGGGTCCCGAAGTCCAGAACGAGATCATCTACTCGCGCATAAAGACACTGCTTGGAGATAACAAAAAGGTCTGCATGCTCGGCGGCGAGCACTCGATCAGTTACGGTCCCGTTCGTGCCTGTCTTGAGAAATTCCCGAACTTGACTGTCCTCCAGCTTGATGCCCATGCCGACCTTCGCGATGGCTATCTCAATCAGAAATTCAGCCACGCAGCCGTGATGCGCCGCATTCGCGACTTGACCGACAAAACCGTCAGTGTCGGTATCCGTAACTACTCAATCGAAGAGCACGAGTACATCAAAGCCACCAATACCAAGATCGTCTCGGCTCACTACATCAACTCTCATCCCGGCTGGATCGATGAAGTCGTTTCCGGGCTGTCCGGCGATCTCTATATCACCATCGATCTCGACGGCTTCGACCCGTCACTGGTTCCGGCAACAGGAACACCCGAACCGGGAGGCTTGCTTTGGTATCCAACGCTGGAGCTACTTCGGAAAGCTGTATCTAAATGCAATTTGGTGGGATTCGATGTTGTGGAGTTGGCGCCTATCGAAGGCTATCATGCGGCGGATTTCCTGGCAGCCAAACTGATCTACAAGATAATCGGATATGATTCGTTAAAGAAGTAATCCCTGAGCCTACGGCAGATGATAGCTTCCTGCCCGTTGCCAGCCGTCAACACGCCAGCCATCAGTCTGCTTCACTACATAAAATGTCGCATCCTCAACAGCCTCTCTTCCGAGCATATCGACGACTTTGAGGTGAATCCAATATCGACCATTGTCGTCCCTGACTTCTTGAGTAACCAACTCATAGCCGCCAAGATCCTGCCGTTTCTCGGAGAAGAATGCATAGTAGTCCGTGACGTTCGCCACATTCTGCTTGCGGAGTTCTTCCTTTGCCCGTTGCGAAATCAGCGGATACATCCTGGTCGAGTTGTTTGACTCCCAATGGCTGAGGTATCGCGTCAATACTGCGTTAGGATCAGACGTATCCGTCTTGAATGCTTTCATGATCGCCAGACCGATGAAAACAAAAACTCCAGCCCACAGAAAAGTCTTGAACGACATACCTGACGCCACCTGTCACATTGTTACGTTTTATCGCTTTGCAGAACCTCTGTCCTGCAAAACTCGGGAACATCCGAACAGAAATTAGCCCTTGTATCATGTATCGGAAAGAAACCTCTCAAGTTTTACCGCCTTTTCATCAAATCTCGATCTATGCCCCTAAACCCATATTGCGCTTGACGATTGCGTATCAATGGATATACTATCCAAACAACGTTGACCCACCCCCGGAACGTCCGGGTTGTGGGGTTATTGCGTTTGTACCAAAATTCTTAAGAAGTATATGACAATTTCGAAATCA of bacterium contains these proteins:
- a CDS encoding TIGR00300 family protein: MTKANNEAMVQIEGHIVDSDILSEVFDLIIKAGGKFEIRDFVIGKTNVETSIAQLRVTAPSKDKLTLLLNLLNAKGCFVVTEQAVTLKSALKDQGVPDDFYSTTNFRTEIRLAGRWIKVANQRMDGVIVVASGKASVRKLREVKKGEMIVCGLNGVRVHPEFKSRERGDFSFMSNEVSSEKKVSLAVDKVADMIRLRKGKLVIVAGPVVIHTGAVDSLSRMIRGGFIDGLLTGNALAVHDIENALFGTSLGVDTSAGTPVDQGHRNHMRAINQVNLAGGIKNAVRKKILRTGIMYELVKAKVPFVLAGSLRDDGPLPETITDMNEAQAAYANEIKGAEMVLMLSTMLHSIATGNMFPASVKTVCVDINPSVVTKLADRGSSQALGIVTDVGLFCHLLADKLCK
- the speB gene encoding agmatinase, yielding MTLYNYLGIPEDKSRYDTSPYVILPVPYEGTVTYGAGTAYGPNAIIEASHEVELFDDELGVESYLVGIHTLPPLETTSKGPEVQNEIIYSRIKTLLGDNKKVCMLGGEHSISYGPVRACLEKFPNLTVLQLDAHADLRDGYLNQKFSHAAVMRRIRDLTDKTVSVGIRNYSIEEHEYIKATNTKIVSAHYINSHPGWIDEVVSGLSGDLYITIDLDGFDPSLVPATGTPEPGGLLWYPTLELLRKAVSKCNLVGFDVVELAPIEGYHAADFLAAKLIYKIIGYDSLKK